Part of the Tachypleus tridentatus isolate NWPU-2018 unplaced genomic scaffold, ASM421037v1 Hic_cluster_2, whole genome shotgun sequence genome is shown below.
taacccacctggcgatgccgggccgaAAGGCAATTAATATACTTTGTGAAATCCAAATATCAATGAAACAAAAGTCGCCGCAACCATATCTTCAAGCATaattttgggcctggcatggccaagcgcgtaaggcgtgcgactcgtaatccgagggtcgcgggttcgcgcccgcgtcgcgctaaacatgctcgccctcccagccgtgggggtgtataatgttacagtcaatcccactattcgttggtaaaagagtagcccaagagttggcggtgggtggtgatgactagttgccttccctctaatcttacactgctaaattagggacagctagcacagatagccctcgagtagctttgtgcgaaattccaaaacaaacaagcataatttTGAAGGGGTTTTAAATGTCACTACTCATATTTCTAACCTAACTCAAGGCAATATGCTAAAATCTGCACGCTAATTTCCAAaggatattttattatgttagttATGATTGACATTGAAACGCGTAGACAATTACATTCTCCACATTTTCAACCAGTTTGGACATGATCGACGGTAGGTTTGAAGGATCTTTTCCATTTGTTATCAAAGCTTTCTGTAACTCGTGTTCCGCCTCTTGGAATCTTCGGTGAGACAATAAGAAACGAGGAGATTCGGGAAGAAgcctaaaacataaaaaattgtgaataaacaaaaaaggaactATATCCTTGAAAACGAAAATGTATGCCATTGAATTTATCAACATCTCTTTCACTCTCTA
Proteins encoded:
- the LOC143243066 gene encoding solute carrier family 22 member 4-like isoform X2; this translates as MKIIDQSQRSTLGIAFQMGWAVGFLTLSVLAWFIRDWTYLQLSISVPLLALAGHWWLLPESPRFLLSHRRFQEAEHELQKALITNGKDPSNLPSIMSKLVENVENVIVYAFQCQS